In one window of Musa acuminata AAA Group cultivar baxijiao chromosome BXJ3-2, Cavendish_Baxijiao_AAA, whole genome shotgun sequence DNA:
- the LOC103975772 gene encoding NAC domain-containing protein 96-like isoform X2, producing MEEDWRGGMVVLSAKSLPLGFRFRPTDVELVNHYLKGKISGRIKSEVEVIPEIDVCKYEPCDLPDKSLTKSVDSEWFFFAPKDKKYPNSNRSNRATEAGYWKPTGKDRMIKSGSACPAIIGMKKTLVFHLGRAPKGVRTNWIMHEYRTLESESVSGEQGGFVLCRLFRKPEEKTPIFYNDDFTQRNVDEMESSGLFAPATPSPGETLHGVEATEEVVTPLNQKNLGSDLQEILQPLPLKTNVQPSGVNGLAADKTDITRSYPLKPEESHCNDTIVSDAANHGTVLGSEDAFLDYLAQYFGPEYDTLGPDDYRLSSTVLSFTGNSFDALHHECLQELSQFDNIGQDSVTEFLNAMLCDPEECSPEVSNAPRGFLTEFEPDNQICVTRNDSPWDSPL from the exons ATGGAAGAGGATTGGAGGGGTGGGATGGTCGTTCTCTCCGCGAAATCGCTGCCCTTGGGCTTCCGGTTCCGTCCGACGGACGTGGAGCTGGTGAATCACTACCTCAAGGGCAAAATTAGCGGCAGGATCAAGTCGGAGGTCGAGGTCATCCCCGAGATAGATGTCTGCAAATACGAGCCGTGTGATCTTCCCG ATAAATCATTGACCAAATCAGTCGATTCGGAGTGGTTCTTCTTCGCACCGAAGGACAAGAAGTATCCGAACAGCAACCGTTCCAACCGGGCTACTGAGGCTGGGTATTGGAAACCCACGGGGAAGGATCGGATGATCAAGTCCGGGTCAGCTTGTCCTGCAATTATAGGCATGAAGAAGACCCTTGTCTTCCACCTTGGCCGTGCTCCCAAGGGCGTTCGCACTAACTGGATCATGCACGAGTATCGCACACTTGAGTCTGAGTCTGTCTCTGGTGAGCAG GGTGGCTTTGTTCTCTGTCGTTTATTCAGGAAGCCTGAAGAGAAGACCCCAATTTTTTATAATGATGATTTCACCCAAAGAAATGTTGATGAGATGGAGAGTAGTGGCTTGTTTGCTCCAGCAACACCTTCACCAGGAGAGACACTCCATGGAGTAGAGGCTACAGAGGAAGTTGTGACACCATTGAACCAAAAAAATTTGGGATCTGATTTGCAAGAGATTTTACAGCCTTTGCCTCTGAAAACTAATGTGCAACCATCAGGTGTTAATGGGCTGGCAGCAGATAAGACTGATATCACGAGAAGCTATCCTTTAAAGCCAGAAGAGTCTCATTGCAATGACACTATTGTTTCGGATGCCGCTAATCATGGAACTGTTTTGGGATCTGAG GATGCTTTTCTGGATTATTTAGCACAATACTTTGGCCCAGAGTATGACACGCTTGGCCCTGATGATTACCGTCTGAGTTCCACGGTACTATCTTTTACGGGGAACTCATTTGATGCTCTTCATCATGAATGTCTGCAGGAGCTTAGTCAATTTGACAACATTGGACAGGATTCTGTCACTGAGTTTTTAAATGCAATGCTTTGTGATCCAGAGGAATGTTCCCCTGAGGTATCAAATGCCCCAAGAGGTTTCCTAACTGAGTTTGAACCAGATAATCAGATCTGTGTGACCAGGAATGATTCCCCCTGGGATTCACCACTCTGA
- the LOC103975772 gene encoding NAC domain-containing protein 96-like isoform X1, with amino-acid sequence MEEDWRGGMVVLSAKSLPLGFRFRPTDVELVNHYLKGKISGRIKSEVEVIPEIDVCKYEPCDLPGDLPFPRPQFVSCCGSFTFVCVCDKSLTKSVDSEWFFFAPKDKKYPNSNRSNRATEAGYWKPTGKDRMIKSGSACPAIIGMKKTLVFHLGRAPKGVRTNWIMHEYRTLESESVSGEQGGFVLCRLFRKPEEKTPIFYNDDFTQRNVDEMESSGLFAPATPSPGETLHGVEATEEVVTPLNQKNLGSDLQEILQPLPLKTNVQPSGVNGLAADKTDITRSYPLKPEESHCNDTIVSDAANHGTVLGSEDAFLDYLAQYFGPEYDTLGPDDYRLSSTVLSFTGNSFDALHHECLQELSQFDNIGQDSVTEFLNAMLCDPEECSPEVSNAPRGFLTEFEPDNQICVTRNDSPWDSPL; translated from the exons ATGGAAGAGGATTGGAGGGGTGGGATGGTCGTTCTCTCCGCGAAATCGCTGCCCTTGGGCTTCCGGTTCCGTCCGACGGACGTGGAGCTGGTGAATCACTACCTCAAGGGCAAAATTAGCGGCAGGATCAAGTCGGAGGTCGAGGTCATCCCCGAGATAGATGTCTGCAAATACGAGCCGTGTGATCTTCCCGGTGATCTTCCATTCCCCCGCCCTCAATTCGTGTCTTGCTGCGGAAGCTTTACCTTTGTTTGCGTCTGTG ATAAATCATTGACCAAATCAGTCGATTCGGAGTGGTTCTTCTTCGCACCGAAGGACAAGAAGTATCCGAACAGCAACCGTTCCAACCGGGCTACTGAGGCTGGGTATTGGAAACCCACGGGGAAGGATCGGATGATCAAGTCCGGGTCAGCTTGTCCTGCAATTATAGGCATGAAGAAGACCCTTGTCTTCCACCTTGGCCGTGCTCCCAAGGGCGTTCGCACTAACTGGATCATGCACGAGTATCGCACACTTGAGTCTGAGTCTGTCTCTGGTGAGCAG GGTGGCTTTGTTCTCTGTCGTTTATTCAGGAAGCCTGAAGAGAAGACCCCAATTTTTTATAATGATGATTTCACCCAAAGAAATGTTGATGAGATGGAGAGTAGTGGCTTGTTTGCTCCAGCAACACCTTCACCAGGAGAGACACTCCATGGAGTAGAGGCTACAGAGGAAGTTGTGACACCATTGAACCAAAAAAATTTGGGATCTGATTTGCAAGAGATTTTACAGCCTTTGCCTCTGAAAACTAATGTGCAACCATCAGGTGTTAATGGGCTGGCAGCAGATAAGACTGATATCACGAGAAGCTATCCTTTAAAGCCAGAAGAGTCTCATTGCAATGACACTATTGTTTCGGATGCCGCTAATCATGGAACTGTTTTGGGATCTGAG GATGCTTTTCTGGATTATTTAGCACAATACTTTGGCCCAGAGTATGACACGCTTGGCCCTGATGATTACCGTCTGAGTTCCACGGTACTATCTTTTACGGGGAACTCATTTGATGCTCTTCATCATGAATGTCTGCAGGAGCTTAGTCAATTTGACAACATTGGACAGGATTCTGTCACTGAGTTTTTAAATGCAATGCTTTGTGATCCAGAGGAATGTTCCCCTGAGGTATCAAATGCCCCAAGAGGTTTCCTAACTGAGTTTGAACCAGATAATCAGATCTGTGTGACCAGGAATGATTCCCCCTGGGATTCACCACTCTGA
- the LOC103976303 gene encoding brassinosteroid-responsive RING protein 1-like isoform X2 has translation MGFPVGCSELIVPLTLLRIALLLGHLRRLLFLVFDVLPWPDNSSSISRGSRWNQPLQSASATLTIGGALPVVKYEELPEADDGCAVCLCELEHGDEVRRLSNCRHVFHRGCLDRWVEHDQSTCPLCRAPLVPVEMRWASATDSYYDDDDDDDDCLSIDSSLHL, from the coding sequence ATGGGGTTTCCGGTGGGCTGCTCCGAGCTGATCGTGCCATTAACGCTCCTCCGCATAGCTTTGCTCCTGGGCCACCTGCGACGCCTCCTCTTCCTGGTCTTCGACGTCCTCCCCTGGCCCGACAACTCCAGCAGCATTAGCCGCGGCAGCAGATGGAACCAACCGTTACAGTCGGCGTCGGCGACGCTGACCATCGGAGGGGCGCTTCCGGTGGTGAAGTACGAGGAACTGCCGGAGGCCGACGACGGTTGCGCGGTGTGCCTGTGCGAGCTGGAGCACGGGGACGAGGTGCGGCGGCTAAGCAACTGCCGCCACGTCTTCCACCGTGGCTGCCTGGACCGGTGGGTGGAGCACGACCAGAGCACCTGCCCGCTCTGCCGGGCTCCACTCGTCCCGGTGGAGATGCGCTGGGCCTCCGCCACGGATTCTTactacgacgacgacgacgacgacgacgactgctTGTCGATCGACTCTTCTCTTCATCTTTAG
- the LOC103975771 gene encoding MADS-box protein SOC1 isoform X2 encodes MEQKGRKRRPIDREAAGAGGGGAPPVVFGEGGVLREGKRRRDRTDAYLLAAGAFSPIAVVRGAAVDPTVYRWPKTCLHRSANWGGFHLSFRKGRTGQGRWRMVRRKTQLRRLENATSRQVTFSKRRNGLLKKAFELSVLCDAEIALIIFSARGKLYEFATSSMQEILDRYRGQAKERTSGSVIEHDKQPCRYEAANMVKKMEHLESSIWKILGEKLESCSLEELHELEGKSPGNLLSTSN; translated from the exons ATGGAGCAGAAGGGAAGAAAAAGGAGACCAATAGATAGAGAAGCCGCCGGCGCGGGGGGAGGAGGAGCCCCGCCGGTGGTTTTTGGTGAGGGGGGGGTGTTGAGGGAGGGGAAGAGAAGGAGGGATCGTACGGACGCGTACCTGCTGGCCGCCGGAGCATTTTCTCCCATCGCTGTCGTACGAGGCGCGGCAGTGGACCCCACCGTCTACAGGTGGCCAAAGACGTGCCTCCACCGCAGCGCAAACTGGGGCGGTTTCCATCTTTCTTTTAGGAAGGGACGAACCGGACAAGGAAG GTGGAGGATGGTGAGGAGGAAGACGCAGCTGAGGCGGCTAGAGAACGCGACGAGCCGGCAGGTGACCTTCTCCAAGCGCCGCAACGGGCTACTGAAGAAGGCCTTCGAGCTCTCGGTGCTCTGCGACGCCGAGATCGCCCTCATCATCTTCTCCGCCCGCGGCAAGCTCTACGAGTTCGCCACCTCCAG TATGCAAGAAATACTTGACCGTTACAGAGGACAAGCAAAAGAAAGGACCAGCGGCAGTGTCATAGAACATGATAAGCAG CCATGTAGGTATGAAGCTGCAAATATGGTCAAGAAGATGGAGCATCTTGAATCCTCTATATG GAAAATATTAGGTGAAAAATTAGAATCATGTTCTCTTGAAGAACTGCATGAATTGGAGGGCAAGTCACCGGGCAATTTACTGTCTACTTCTAATTGA
- the LOC135631162 gene encoding GDSL esterase/lipase LTL1-like, whose amino-acid sequence MAETPSAFFSAVVVTILAVLGGCSSPSEAARAFFVFGDSLVDNGNNNYLATTARADAPPYGIDTPSHRPSGRFSNGRNIPDIISEQLGAETTLPYLSPELRGEKLLVGANFASAGIGILNDTGIQFVNIIRINRQLQYFEEYQKKLSDLIGASQAEMRVNQALVLITLGGNDFVNNYYLIPYSFRSRQFALPDYVRYLISEYYKILQRLYDLGARRVIVTGTGPLGCVPAELALRSRNGQCDSELQRAAGLFNPQLVQIINRLNSKIGSDVFVSANAFGMHMNYVANPQAFGFTTSKIACCGQGPYNGIGLCNAASNLCPDRDKYAFWDPYHPTERACRIVVNHMMTGSTEFMNPMNLSTILSVDAAV is encoded by the exons ATGGCCGAGACGCCGTCTGCCTTCTTCTCTGCTGTTGTTGTCACCATCTTAGCGGTTCTCGGCGGCTGCTCTTCTCCTTCGGAGGCGGCACGTGCCTTCTTCGTCTTCGGCGATTCTCTCGTGGACAACGGGAACAACAACTATTTGGCCACCACCGCTCGGGCTGACGCACCTCCTTACGGCATCGATACTCCCAGTCACCGGCCCTCCGGGAGATTCTCCAATGGTCGCAATATACCTGACATTATCA GTGAACAGCTCGGAGCGGAGACCACATTGCCTTACCTCAGTCCCGAGCTCCGAGGGGAAAAGCTGCTTGTCGGAGCCAACTTTGCGTCGGCAGGGATTGGAATTCTAAACGACACGGGAATCCAATTT GTGAACATCATCAGGATCAACAGGCAGCTGCAATACTTTGAGGAGTACCAGAAGAAACTAAGCGATCTGATAGGAGCATCTCAGGCAGAGATGCGTGTCAACCAAGCCCTAGTTCTGATCACCCTCGGCGGCAATGACTTCGTCAACAACTACTACTTGATCCCTTATTCTTTCAGATCTCGCCAGTTCGCGCTGCCTGACTACGTGCGCTACCTGATATCCGAGTACTACAAGATTCTCCAG AGGTTATATGACCTCGGAGCCCGTCGAGTTATCGTCACCGGGACCGGCCCGCTCGGCTGCGTCCCGGCTGAGCTTGCCCTGAGAAGTCGGAACGGCCAGTGTGATTCTGAGCTCCAAAGAGCGGCAGGCCTGTTCAACCCGCAGTTGGTCCAGATCATAAACAGGCTCAACAGTAAGATTGGTTCGGATGTCTTCGTCTCAGCCAACGCCTTCGGGATGCACATGAACTATGTGGCAAATCCACAAGCATTCG GTTTTACGACGTCGAAGATTGCATGCTGCGGACAAGGACCTTACAATGGCATCGGGCTATGCAATGCAGCATCGAACCTTTGTCCGGATCGAGATAAGTATGCCTTCTGGGATCCGTACCATCCCACGGAGAGAGCCTGCAGGATCGTGGTGAACCATATGATGACTGGCAGCACCGAGTTCATGAACCCCATGAACTTGAGCACCATCTTATCCGTGGATGCAGCAGTTTAG
- the LOC135631163 gene encoding cyclin-dependent kinase inhibitor 5-like, whose translation MGKYTRKARVTGEVAVMEVSRHQSTDGVRTRARTLAAAAAASDSSLAYLELRSRRLEKPAPLAPTSKPGKDACKEAPKVSAEPGVSSTDSGSVGSARTRRCSDKDEDVADTTAVDAAPDVEVSFGENVVDVEAKERFVRETTPCSLIRNSETIDTPRSMTRPTNSSATNQRRHALCHNIPTSQDIEEFFANTEQLQQQNFQEQYNFDFVNECPLPGRYEWVKPDI comes from the exons ATGGGGAAGTATACGAGGAAAGCTAGGGTCACCGGCGAGGTCGCGGTCATGGAGGTCTCCCGCCACCAATCCACGGACGGCGTCCGCACCCGCGCCCGGAccctcgccgctgccgccgccgcatcGGACTCCTCCCTCGCCTACCTTGAGCTCCGGAGCCGCCGCCTCGAGAAGCCCGCGCCTCTGGCTCCGACCTCCAAGCCTGGTAAGGACGCCTGCAAGGAGGCCCCCAAAGTGAGTGCCGAACCTGGGGTTAGCTCGACGGATTCGGGGTCGGTCGGGTCCGCCCGGACCAGGAGGTGTTCGGACAAGGATGAGGATGTCGCGGACACGACGGCGGTGGATGCGGCTCCGGACGTGGAGGTATCGTTCGGAGAGAACGTGGTTGATGTTGAAGCGAAGGAAAG ATTTGTCAGGGAGACCACGCCTTGCAGTTTGATAAGGAATTCAGAGACGATAGATACTCCGCGTTCTATGACCAGACCTACTAACTCATCTGCCACTAACCAAAGAAGGCACGCTCTCTGCCATAACATCCCTACCTCACAGGACATTGAAGAGTTCTTTGCTAACACAGAGCAGCTCCagcagcaaaattttcaagaaca GTACAACTTTGATTTCGTTAACGAGTGCCCGCTCCCTGGTCGGTATGAATGGGTGAAACCTGACATCTAG
- the LOC103975771 gene encoding agamous-like MADS-box protein AGL12 isoform X1, whose translation MEQKGRKRRPIDREAAGAGGGGAPPVVFGEGGVLREGKRRRDRTDAYLLAAGAFSPIAVVRGAAVDPTVYRWPKTCLHRSANWGGFHLSFRKGRTGQGRWRMVRRKTQLRRLENATSRQVTFSKRRNGLLKKAFELSVLCDAEIALIIFSARGKLYEFATSSMQEILDRYRGQAKERTSGSVIEHDKQPCRYEAANMVKKMEHLESSICYNISYHLLLPRKLAYPVNILMSRQSFALDAPEDEGETV comes from the exons ATGGAGCAGAAGGGAAGAAAAAGGAGACCAATAGATAGAGAAGCCGCCGGCGCGGGGGGAGGAGGAGCCCCGCCGGTGGTTTTTGGTGAGGGGGGGGTGTTGAGGGAGGGGAAGAGAAGGAGGGATCGTACGGACGCGTACCTGCTGGCCGCCGGAGCATTTTCTCCCATCGCTGTCGTACGAGGCGCGGCAGTGGACCCCACCGTCTACAGGTGGCCAAAGACGTGCCTCCACCGCAGCGCAAACTGGGGCGGTTTCCATCTTTCTTTTAGGAAGGGACGAACCGGACAAGGAAG GTGGAGGATGGTGAGGAGGAAGACGCAGCTGAGGCGGCTAGAGAACGCGACGAGCCGGCAGGTGACCTTCTCCAAGCGCCGCAACGGGCTACTGAAGAAGGCCTTCGAGCTCTCGGTGCTCTGCGACGCCGAGATCGCCCTCATCATCTTCTCCGCCCGCGGCAAGCTCTACGAGTTCGCCACCTCCAG TATGCAAGAAATACTTGACCGTTACAGAGGACAAGCAAAAGAAAGGACCAGCGGCAGTGTCATAGAACATGATAAGCAG CCATGTAGGTATGAAGCTGCAAATATGGTCAAGAAGATGGAGCATCTTGAATCCTCTATATG CTACAATATAAGCTACCATTTGCTGCTACCAAGGAAGTTGGCATACCCGGTCAACATACTGATGTCGAGACAGAGCTTTGCATTGGATGCCCCGGAAGATGAAGGAGAAACAGTGTGA
- the LOC135631888 gene encoding transcription repressor OFP13-like, which produces METFKSTFKHLQGAITSFKPISPICIQEAKTQSFREGDLFSAFRCSTSSTSFAHEEELTAMPTPSSSPGGPLSSGRFFFSPCTTKSILEEAKTEKSTPNVPPSAGKAAAAAAVAAETTRDSFYHESITMAMSSEDPYQDFRSSMEEMVAAHGLREWHSLQELLQCYLRLNEKKNHKVIVMAFVDLLMHLMDQQLTAASVRYRDP; this is translated from the coding sequence ATGGAAACCTTCAAGTCCACCTTCAAACATCTCCAAGGAGCCATCACCAGCTTCAAACCCATCAGCCCCATctgcattcaagaggccaaaaccCAATCCTTCAGGGAAGGAGACCTCTTCTCTGCCTTCCGTTGCAGTACCTCTTCCACCTCCTTCGCCCACGAGGAAGAGCTCACCGCCATGCCCACGCCTTCCTCCTCTCCGGGCGGTCCCCTCAGTTCCGGCAGGTTCTTCTTCTCGCCGTGCACGACAAAGTCCATACTGGAGGAGGCCAAAACCGAGAAGAGCACCCCAAACGTTCCGCCATCCGCAGgcaaggcggcggcggcggcggcagtggcGGCAGAGACGACGAGGGACTCCTTCTACCACGAGAGCATAACGATGGCAATGTCGTCGGAGGACCCGTACCAGGACTTCAGATCGTCCATGGAGGAGATGGTGGCGGCGCACGGGCTGAGGGAGTGGCACAGCCTGCAGGAGCTCTTGCAGTGCTACTTGAGGCTGAACGAGAAGAAGAACCACAAGGTCATAGTGATGGCTTTTGTTGACTTGTTGATGCATCTCATGGATCAACAACTTACTGCTGCCTCGGTAAGATATAGAGATCCATGA
- the LOC103975770 gene encoding probable membrane-associated kinase regulator 6 — protein sequence MESSQQQQQQQQRLDDSFSYGWLVSVKPSEPLGDSHRSVDTQDGGGSFIELDPGYISMRWTDDGHDFDFSLPEPHHQAQVQADQIFSDGHLLPLHLRSPSAGEAGKSQPTYSCAVPSRAASANSSPLFHSAKSSPYCASSWSPSSSLASRSGKFHSQLVRSCAKSPKKILCKYFCFLMPLYKMVKDFRRSSWRSVGSCKDSARSSPRTSNALSSIDWCRSNADISIYDAILHCKKSIASSSDTRTV from the coding sequence ATGGAGTcctcgcagcagcagcagcagcagcagcagcgcctCGACGACAGCTTCTCCTACGGGTGGCTGGTGAGCGTCAAGCCGTCCGAGCCCCTCGGTGACAGTCACCGCTCCGTCGACACCCAGGACGGCGGCGGCTCCTTCATCGAGCTCGACCCCGGCTACATCTCCATGCGTTGGACGGACGACGGCCACGACTTCGACTTCAGCCTCCCGGAGCCGCACCACCAGGCCCAGGTCCAAGCCGACCAGATCTTCTCCGACGGCCACCTCCTGCCGCTTCACCTCCGTAGCCCGTCCGCCGGGGAGGCAGGCAAATCCCAGCCGACGTACTCGTGCGCGGTGCCGAGTCGAGCCGCCTCGGCCAACTCGTCGCCGCTGTTCCACTCCGCGAAGAGCTCGCCCTACTGCGCGAGCTCATGGTCGCCCAGCAGCAGCCTCGCCTCGAGGAGCGGCAAGTTCCATTCGCAGCTCGTCAGGAGCTGCGCCAAGTCGCCCAAGAAGATCCTGTGCAAGTACTTCTGCTTCCTGATGCCATTGTACAAGATGGTGAAAGATTTCAGACGGAGTTCTTGGAGATCGGTAGGCAGCTGCAAGGACTCGGCGAGGAGCTCTCCGAGGACGAGCAATGCCTTGTCAAGCATAGATTGGTGCCGCAGCAACGCCGATATCTCGATCTACGATGCGATTCTCCACTGCAAGAAGTCAATTGCAAGTTCGAGTGACACGAGAACTGTCTGA
- the LOC103976303 gene encoding brassinosteroid-responsive RING protein 1-like isoform X1 has protein sequence MILGSCPFAVSLPGSRLCSTSRESQLKEEEEEEEFCYQSFVDMGFPVGCSELIVPLTLLRIALLLGHLRRLLFLVFDVLPWPDNSSSISRGSRWNQPLQSASATLTIGGALPVVKYEELPEADDGCAVCLCELEHGDEVRRLSNCRHVFHRGCLDRWVEHDQSTCPLCRAPLVPVEMRWASATDSYYDDDDDDDDCLSIDSSLHL, from the coding sequence ATGATTCTTGGATCTTGTCCCTTTGCAGTCTCCCTTCCTGGGAGCAGATTGTGTTCCACGAGTCGAGAGTCTCAattaaaggaggaggaggaggaggaggagttctgCTATCAGTCCTTTGTTGACATGGGGTTTCCGGTGGGCTGCTCCGAGCTGATCGTGCCATTAACGCTCCTCCGCATAGCTTTGCTCCTGGGCCACCTGCGACGCCTCCTCTTCCTGGTCTTCGACGTCCTCCCCTGGCCCGACAACTCCAGCAGCATTAGCCGCGGCAGCAGATGGAACCAACCGTTACAGTCGGCGTCGGCGACGCTGACCATCGGAGGGGCGCTTCCGGTGGTGAAGTACGAGGAACTGCCGGAGGCCGACGACGGTTGCGCGGTGTGCCTGTGCGAGCTGGAGCACGGGGACGAGGTGCGGCGGCTAAGCAACTGCCGCCACGTCTTCCACCGTGGCTGCCTGGACCGGTGGGTGGAGCACGACCAGAGCACCTGCCCGCTCTGCCGGGCTCCACTCGTCCCGGTGGAGATGCGCTGGGCCTCCGCCACGGATTCTTactacgacgacgacgacgacgacgacgactgctTGTCGATCGACTCTTCTCTTCATCTTTAG
- the LOC103975776 gene encoding uncharacterized protein LOC103975776: MSTHVRPGEAAAGALRKRKDREPSDSPRARSPAGPDPVQPALARDNRLLAGCLAHEFLTKGTLFGKRWEPNGSEPDNNMANVVRPGSADGDTDKERANPVRSGSTTAEPARSKPPIAYAEVSYLLKADGARIPGVVNPTQLARWLQM, from the coding sequence ATGTCGACTCACGTGCGGCCGGGAGAGGCAGCAGCTGGCGCGTTGAGGAAGCGGAAGGATCGGGAACCGTCCGACTCCCCTCGGGCGCGGTCCCCCGCTGGGCCGGATCCGGTTCAGCCCGCGCTGGCCCGCGACAACCGGCTCTTGGCCGGGTGCCTGGCGCACGAGTTCCTCACCAAAGGAACCCTCTTCGGGAAACGGTGGGAGCCGAACGGGTCCGAGCCGGATAACAACATGGCTAACGTGGTCCGCCCTGGTTCAGCGGATGGCGACACGGACAAGGAGAGGGCGAACCCGGTTCGATCGGGGAGCACGACCGCGGAGCCAGCGCGGTCCAAGCCGCCCATCGCGTACGCGGAGGTGTCGTACCTGCTTAAGGCGGACGGGGCCCGCATTCCGGGCGTGGTCAATCCCACCCAACTCGCCCGCTGGCTCCAGATGTAA
- the LOC103975771 gene encoding uncharacterized protein LOC103975771 isoform X4 gives MEQKGRKRRPIDREAAGAGGGGAPPVVFGEGGVLREGKRRRDRTDAYLLAAGAFSPIAVVRGAAVDPTVYRWPKTCLHRSANWGGFHLSFRKGRTGQGRWRMVRRKTQLRRLENATSRQVTFSKRRNGLLKKAFELSVLCDAEIALIIFSARGKLYEFATSSMQEILDRYRGQAKERTSGSVIEHDKQV, from the exons ATGGAGCAGAAGGGAAGAAAAAGGAGACCAATAGATAGAGAAGCCGCCGGCGCGGGGGGAGGAGGAGCCCCGCCGGTGGTTTTTGGTGAGGGGGGGGTGTTGAGGGAGGGGAAGAGAAGGAGGGATCGTACGGACGCGTACCTGCTGGCCGCCGGAGCATTTTCTCCCATCGCTGTCGTACGAGGCGCGGCAGTGGACCCCACCGTCTACAGGTGGCCAAAGACGTGCCTCCACCGCAGCGCAAACTGGGGCGGTTTCCATCTTTCTTTTAGGAAGGGACGAACCGGACAAGGAAG GTGGAGGATGGTGAGGAGGAAGACGCAGCTGAGGCGGCTAGAGAACGCGACGAGCCGGCAGGTGACCTTCTCCAAGCGCCGCAACGGGCTACTGAAGAAGGCCTTCGAGCTCTCGGTGCTCTGCGACGCCGAGATCGCCCTCATCATCTTCTCCGCCCGCGGCAAGCTCTACGAGTTCGCCACCTCCAG TATGCAAGAAATACTTGACCGTTACAGAGGACAAGCAAAAGAAAGGACCAGCGGCAGTGTCATAGAACATGATAAGCAG GTATGA
- the LOC103975771 gene encoding MADS-box protein SOC1 isoform X3 — translation MEQKGRKRRPIDREAAGAGGGGAPPVVFGEGGVLREGKRRRDRTDAYLLAAGAFSPIAVVRGAAVDPTVYRWPKTCLHRSANWGGFHLSFRKGRTGQGRWRMVRRKTQLRRLENATSRQVTFSKRRNGLLKKAFELSVLCDAEIALIIFSARGKLYEFATSSMQEILDRYRGQAKERTSGSVIEHDKQPCRYEAANMVKKMEHLESSICTN, via the exons ATGGAGCAGAAGGGAAGAAAAAGGAGACCAATAGATAGAGAAGCCGCCGGCGCGGGGGGAGGAGGAGCCCCGCCGGTGGTTTTTGGTGAGGGGGGGGTGTTGAGGGAGGGGAAGAGAAGGAGGGATCGTACGGACGCGTACCTGCTGGCCGCCGGAGCATTTTCTCCCATCGCTGTCGTACGAGGCGCGGCAGTGGACCCCACCGTCTACAGGTGGCCAAAGACGTGCCTCCACCGCAGCGCAAACTGGGGCGGTTTCCATCTTTCTTTTAGGAAGGGACGAACCGGACAAGGAAG GTGGAGGATGGTGAGGAGGAAGACGCAGCTGAGGCGGCTAGAGAACGCGACGAGCCGGCAGGTGACCTTCTCCAAGCGCCGCAACGGGCTACTGAAGAAGGCCTTCGAGCTCTCGGTGCTCTGCGACGCCGAGATCGCCCTCATCATCTTCTCCGCCCGCGGCAAGCTCTACGAGTTCGCCACCTCCAG TATGCAAGAAATACTTGACCGTTACAGAGGACAAGCAAAAGAAAGGACCAGCGGCAGTGTCATAGAACATGATAAGCAG CCATGTAGGTATGAAGCTGCAAATATGGTCAAGAAGATGGAGCATCTTGAATCCTCTATATG TACCAATTAG